From the genome of Corallococcus macrosporus DSM 14697:
CCCCGCCTCATCCGAGGGGGGCGTCGCCGGCATCGCGGCGGGCGCGGGCGCGGCGGGCGTGGGCGCTGGCGCGTATCCCTCGCTCGCGGTGGCGGCCGCCCCTTCCTCCTTCAGCACCACGGGCGAGGCCTGGGCCGCGCTCAAGTCAGGCCGCGTGAGCTCGGGGGCGCGGGCCTGGAGCGTCAGCAGGCCAAAGGTGCTCACGGAGGCCAGGCCCACCACGGGCAACAGCCAGCGGCGCCAGCGGGACGGCTTGGGCTCCGGGCCCGCTGCGGCGCGGCGCGCGGACTGCTGGGCGTAGGCCATCAGGGATTCCAGCCCCGCGTCCGGCGCGGGCTCCACCGCGAGCTGGGACATGGTGGCGCGCACGCCCCGGATGTCGTCCAGGGCCTGGGTGCAGCGGGCGCAGCCCTGCAGGTGCGCCTCGACGATGCGGGCTTCGGGCACCGGCAGCTCGCCATAGGCGAAGTCGAGCAGCCGGTCCTCCTGCGCATGCGCGTTCTGCGGCTTCATCCCACCACCGTCCTTCCATCCTCGGCGAGGTCGCCGTCCACGCCCATCTCCGCCAGGCGGCGGCGCAGCCCGTCGAGCGCGTAGCGCATCCGGCTCTTCACCGTGTTCTCGGACACGCCCGTCACCTCCGCGATGTCCTTGAAGGGGATGCCGCTGTACTCGCGCAGGGTGAAGACTTCACGCTGCTCTTCCGGAAGCGACGCCAGCGCGCGCTCCAGCATGGGGCGCAGCCGGGCGTTGTGGGCGCCCCGCTCCGGGCTGGCCCCCATGTCCGGCAGGCCCTCGCCCAGGGGGCGTGACTCGTCCCGCTCCGCGCCCGGGGCGGGCGCCTCCAGGGAAGTCGCCTGGCGGTAGCTCTCTTTGCGCGCGCTGTCCACGCAGAGGTTCCTCGCAATCGTGTAGAGCCAGGTCGTGAACTTCGCCTTGGGCGTGTAATCGCCGGCGTTCCGAACCACCTTCAGCCACGTCTCCTGCAGCACGTCCTCCGCCCGTGCCCGGTGCCCGGTGAAGCGCAGGATGAAGTTGAACACCGGCGTCCGGTGCTTGCGCACCAACGCCTCGAACGCGCGCGCGTCCCCCGCCTGGAAGGCGAGCATCAGCCGCTCGTCTGAGGTTTCCGGTCCCAACACTCCCCCACTCTCCTTGGAGCCACCCTCGCCCGGCCCGCTCCGCCACCCGTGCACACTTAACGGGTGACGGGCCGCCAGGGTCTATCCCCGGCGCGGTCTCTGGTAAGTGGCGAGAATGACAGGGACGGCAACGGCTGTCACGAGCGCGGCCTGCGCCAGGAGCACCGGGGGCAGCGGCTGCTGCAGGTGCACGTACAGGGAGCGGCCGAGCGCCGCCCCCAGCAGGACGCCCGTCAGCGTGCGCACCGCGTTGTTTCCGGACGCCGGCCGGAAGCGCCCCACGGCCCAGTCCCCCAGCGCGGGGACGGTGAGCGCCAGGACGACGGGCACGTCCCAGGGCCACCGCAGCGGGGCGCGGACGGCGAACAGCCCCACCATCACCGCCAGCAGCACCGGGTAGGTCCCCAGACAGCGCGCGCACACGCGCACGCCCCCGAAGAGGTACGTGCGGTTGTACTCATCCGGATGATGGTGGCTGAGCCAGAACACCGGGACTTCCTCCAGAGGGGGCCGTGGACGGGGCCTCGCGCGCGTCGGACTCCGCCAGGAAACACGCGGCGAAGTGGCCACCGCCCAGCGCGTAGGACGGGGGCGCCTCGCGCCGGCACCGCTCCATCGCATGAGGACAGCGCGGATGGAAGGTGCATCCAGGGGGCGGCGCCAGGGGCGATGGCGGCTCGCCCGGCACCAGCAGCCGCGTCCGGGCCCGGCCCGGGTCCGGCACGGGCACCGCGGACAGCAGCGCCTGGGTGTACGGGTGGCGCGGCTGACGGTAGAGCGACGCGGCGGGCGCCAGCTCCACGATGCGGCCCAGGTACATGACGGCCACCCGGGTGGACACGTACTCGACGATGTTCAGGTCGTGGGCGATGAAGACGTAGGTGAGGCCCCGCGCCTGCTGCAGGTCCACCAGCAGGTTGACGATTTGCGCCTGCACGGAGACGTCCAGCGCGCTGATGGGCTCGTCCGCCACCACCAGGTCGGGCCGCAGCGCCAGCGCGCGGGCAATGCCAATGCGCTGCCGCTGCCCTCCTGAGAATTCGTGCGGGAAGCGCTCCAGCGCCTCGCGTGGCAGCCCCATGGCGTCCACCAGGGCGGCCACCTCGCGCTCCCGCTCGCCCGGCCCTTTCGCCAGTCCGTGGATGGCGAAGGGCTCCTCCAGGATCTCCCGCACCGTCAGCCGCGGGTTGAGGGAGGCATACGGGTCCTGGAAGACGACCTGCATCCGCTGGCGCAGCGGCCGCAACTGGCGCGGGGACAGCCCGGTGAGCTCCTGTCCGTCGAAGCGGACCGAGCCCGCCGTGGGCGCCACCAGGCGCAGCACCGCGCGGCCCAGCGTGCTCTT
Proteins encoded in this window:
- a CDS encoding RNA polymerase sigma factor gives rise to the protein MLGPETSDERLMLAFQAGDARAFEALVRKHRTPVFNFILRFTGHRARAEDVLQETWLKVVRNAGDYTPKAKFTTWLYTIARNLCVDSARKESYRQATSLEAPAPGAERDESRPLGEGLPDMGASPERGAHNARLRPMLERALASLPEEQREVFTLREYSGIPFKDIAEVTGVSENTVKSRMRYALDGLRRRLAEMGVDGDLAEDGRTVVG
- a CDS encoding DUF2085 domain-containing protein, whose product is MFWLSHHHPDEYNRTYLFGGVRVCARCLGTYPVLLAVMVGLFAVRAPLRWPWDVPVVLALTVPALGDWAVGRFRPASGNNAVRTLTGVLLGAALGRSLYVHLQQPLPPVLLAQAALVTAVAVPVILATYQRPRRG
- a CDS encoding ABC transporter ATP-binding protein, with translation MSAGPLLQVRDLQVHFPVRGGVLGRVRGAVKAVDGVSFEVMRGETLGLVGESGCGKSTLGRAVLRLVAPTAGSVRFDGQELTGLSPRQLRPLRQRMQVVFQDPYASLNPRLTVREILEEPFAIHGLAKGPGEREREVAALVDAMGLPREALERFPHEFSGGQRQRIGIARALALRPDLVVADEPISALDVSVQAQIVNLLVDLQQARGLTYVFIAHDLNIVEYVSTRVAVMYLGRIVELAPAASLYRQPRHPYTQALLSAVPVPDPGRARTRLLVPGEPPSPLAPPPGCTFHPRCPHAMERCRREAPPSYALGGGHFAACFLAESDAREAPSTAPSGGSPGVLAQPPSSG